In Naumovozyma dairenensis CBS 421 chromosome 2, complete genome, the following are encoded in one genomic region:
- the DUN1 gene encoding serine/threonine protein kinase DUN1 (similar to Saccharomyces cerevisiae DUN1 (YDL101C); ancestral locus Anc_2.352), whose translation MTATTATAKRGLSGEVPASVKRQQTIVGEMPTNTIATLVSLIPGKEQIINIDAKSVTTIGRSRSCDIVLTETDISTVHCELYLIEMNMGNNSRSLINIVDKSRNGTFINGNRLVKKDCILKNGDRVVLGKACSFLFKYTITDANTDFPEDNSVEASSETSPQMKDPEKYDGVFKKVPANASRLNEGGVRKIAKPKTISFFDKYLLGKDLGSGHYATVKQGINKINGQTVAVKIFHPQQNDDQKKNKQFKEETSILMRIHHKNIVNLLDSFIEPISKSQIQKYLVLEMIYDGELFERVVKKTTLRQDETKAIFSQILTGLKYLHQQNIIHRDIKPENILLNITKRTNPEQKQLGPWDENEIDIQVKIADFGLAKFTGEMQFTNTLCGTPSYVAPEVLTKKGYTSKVDMWSAGVILYVCLCGFPPFSDQLGPPSLKEQILQAKYAFYTPYWDNIDDSILHLISNLLVLDANKRYSVDDAINHPWFNDTRQENTVSLEMKRLQITDNKVPKTYSELSCL comes from the coding sequence ATGACGGCGACAACTGCGACAGCGAAGAGAGGACTTTCAGGCGAGGTTCCTGCTTCTGTCAAGAGACAACAAACTATTGTGGGGGAAATGCCAACAAATACTATTGCTACTCTAGTAAGTTTGATTCCTGGTAAggaacaaataataaacatcGATGCTAAATCAGTGACCACCATTGGGAGAAGCAGATCATGTGATATAGTGCTCACTGAAACTGATATTTCTACCGTTCATTgtgaattatatttaatcGAAATGAATATGGGTAATAATAGCAGAtctttgataaatattGTCGATAAGAGTAGGAATGGTACCTTTATAAATGGAAATAGATTAGTGAAAAAAGATTGTATATTGAAGAACGGCGATAGGGTTGTCCTCGGTAAAGCttgttcatttttatttaaatatacaATTACTGATGCCAATACCGATTTTCCAGAGGATAATTCTGTTGAAGCATCTTCAGAGACTTCGCCACAAATGAAGGATcctgaaaaatatgatggAGTCTTCAAGAAAGTTCCAGCTAATGCGTCAAGGTTAAATGAAGGAGGAGTAAGAAAAATTGCCAAACCCAAGACAATTTCCttctttgataaatatttgttAGGAAAGGATTTAGGATCCGGTCATTATGCCACAGTGAAACAAGGTATAAACAAGATTAATGGTCAAACAGTTGCTGTCAAAATCTTCCACCCTCAACAAAATGATGAtcaaaaaaagaacaaacaaTTTAAAGAGGAAACTAGCATTTTGATGAGAATAcatcataaaaatatcgTCAACCTTCTAGATAGTTTTATTGAACCAATAAGTAAGtctcaaattcaaaaatatctAGTCCTAGAAATGATATATGACGGGGAATTGTTTGAAAGAGTTGTTAAGAAAACCACTTTGAGACAAGATGAAACTAAAGCCATTTTTAGTCAAATATTAACAGGATTAAAgtatcttcatcaacaaAACATTATCCATAGAGATATTAAACcagaaaatattcttttaaatataacCAAAAGAACAAATCCTGAACAGAAACAATTGGGACCATGGGATGAGAATGAAATAGATATTCAAGTAAAGATAGCTGACTTTGGTCTTGCAAAATTCACAGGTGAAATGCAATTCACAAACACCCTTTGTGGAACACCATCTTATGTGGCACCAGAAGTCTTAACTAAAAAGGGTTATACATCAAAAGTAGATATGTGGAGTGCAGGTGTCATCTTATATGTTTGTCTTTGTGGTTTCCCGCCATTTAGTGACCAATTAGGCCCACCATCATTAAAGGAACAAATTCTCCAAGCAAAATATGCCTTTTATACTCCATATTGggataatattgatgattcCATCTTACATCTgatatcaaatttattagtCCTTGACGCTAACAAGAGATACAGCGTCGATGATGCAATCAACCATCCATGGTTTAATGATACCCGTCAAGAGAATACAGTATCTTTAGAGATGAAACGATTACAGATCACGGATAATAAAGTTCCGAAGACATACTCAGAATTATCATGCTTAtag
- the GET3 gene encoding guanine nucleotide exchange factor GET3 (similar to Saccharomyces cerevisiae GET3 (YDL100C); ancestral locus Anc_2.355), whose translation MDLSVDPNLHSLINSTTHKWIFVGGKGGVGKTTSSCSIAIQMALAQPTKQFLLISTDPAHNLSDAFGEKFGKDARKVTGMNNLSCMEIDPNAALKDMNDMAVSRANADGTNDDDPLGGLLQGGALAELTGSIPGIDEALSFMEVMKHIKRQENGESETFDTVIFDTAPTGHTLRFLQLPNTLSKLLEKFGELTGKLGPMLNMMGAGNVDIASKLNELKSNVESIKQQFTDPDLTTFVCVCISEFLSLYETERLIQELISYDMDVNSIIVNQLLFAEDDQEHNCKRCQARWKMQKKYLDQIDELYEDFHLVKMPLCAGEIRGLNNLTKFSQFLNKEYDPAADGKIIYELEEKE comes from the coding sequence ATGGATTTATCAGTAGATCCAAATTTACATTCATTAATCAACTCTACCACCCACAAATGGATTTTCGTCGGTGGTAAAGGAGGTGTCGGTAAGAcaacttcttcttgttccaTCGCTATCCAAATGGCTCTAGCTCAACCCACCAAGCAATTCCTATTAATCTCTACGGATCCTGCTCATAATTTAAGTGATGCCTTTGGAGAAAAGTTTGGTAAAGATGCCAGGAAAGTCACTGGTATGAACAATCTTTCTTGTATGGAAATTGATCCTAATGCGGCTTTAAAGGATATGAACGATATGGCTGTCTCTCGTGCGAATGCTGATGGtacaaatgatgatgatccaTTAGGTGGATTGTTACAAGGTGGTGCGTTGGCTGAATTGACTGGATCTATCCCTGGTATTGATGAAGCGTTGTCATTTATGGAAGTTATGAAACATATTAAGAGGCAAGAAAATGGGGAAAGTGAAACTTTTGATACTGTTATCTTTGATACTGCTCCAACGGGTCATACTTTGAGATTTTTACAGTTACCAAATACTTTGTCTAAATTGTTAGAGAAATTTGGGGAATTGACTGGGAAGTTGGGACCAATGTTGAATATGATGGGGGCTGGTAATGTTGATATTGCCtctaaattgaatgaattaaaaaGTAATGTGGAAAGTATTAAACAACAATTTACTGATCCTGATTTGACCACGTTTGTATGCGTTTGTATTAGTGAATTTTTATCCCTATATGAAACTGAAAGACtaattcaagaattgaTTTCTTACGATATGGATGTCAATTCTATCATTGTTAACCAATTATTGTTTGCAGAAGATGATCAAGAACATAACTGTAAGAGATGTCAAGCTAGGTGGAAGATGCAAAAGAAATACTTGGATCAAATAGATGAATTATACGAAGATTTCCATTTGGTTAAGATGCCATTATGTGCAGGTGAAATTAGAGGGTTGAATAACTTGACTAAGTTTTctcaatttttgaataaagaatatgaCCCTGCTGCTGATGGGAAAATCATTTACgaattggaagaaaaagaatag
- the BUG1 gene encoding Bug1p (similar to Saccharomyces cerevisiae BUG1 (YDL099W); ancestral locus Anc_2.356), whose product MSEQEAEDKRAQQLEEARKRVEELKKKKKNKKNKNKKNKAKEKEDENETVDVDTNEDLTPAPEVSINQDVPEAEAEDDAVATKEQENEDTSLKPEEEEVTAVQETEADETESAVKSEKITGEEKIDETVSNVENISTGQKEEENLFDSNNTEPSDFLKTIQQEKKKDKINQLNQKLEELTIENKRLKFTNIEQDTDIEELEAEIAKLKQSLQAKDAELERTKDELKEALEERKSRPEANPFQFASFNDGSSGMNSHDGFIDTTRGAGRSTQIQTPKVDRVLLNKWRNWNVDMTSWRSIGSGPIVEF is encoded by the coding sequence ATGTCTGAACAAGAAGCGGAAGATAAAAGAGCCCAGCAATTGGAAGAAGCTAGAAAAAGGGtagaagaattgaagaagaagaagaagaataagaaaaataagaataaaaagaacaaaGCCAAGGAGAAAGAGGATGAGAATGAAACAGTAGATGTGGATACTAATGAAGATTTAACACCTGCTCCTGAAGTGTCGATAAATCAAGATGTTCCAGAAGCTGAAGCTGAAGATGACGCTGTTGCAACTaaggaacaagaaaatgagGACACTTCATTAAAGcctgaagaagaagaagtaaCAGCAGTACAGGAGACGGAAGCAGATGAGACCGAATCAGCAGTTAAATCTGAAAAGATTACAGGAgaggaaaaaattgatgaaacaGTGTCAAATGTTGAGAATATCTCAACAGgacaaaaagaagaagaaaatctGTTTGATTCAAACAATACTGAACCATCCGACTTCTTAAAAACTATTCAGCaggagaagaaaaaagacaaaattaatcaattaaatcaaaaattagaagaactAACcatagaaaataaaagattaaaatTCACTAATATAGAACAAGATActgatattgaagaattagaagcAGAAATTGcgaaattgaaacaaagTCTACAAGCTAAAGATGCTGAACTAGAAAGAActaaagatgaattgaagGAGGCTTTAGAAGAACGAAAAAGTCGTCCAGAAGCAAATCCATTCCAATTCGCGAGCTTCAACGATGGTAGTTCAGGAATGAATTCCCATGATGGATTTATAGATACAACTCGAGGAGCCGGTAGGTCGACTCAAATTCAAACGCCTAAAGTGGACCGTGTATTGCTTAACAAATGGCGTAATTGGAATGTCGATATGACGAGTTGGAGAAGTATCGGTTCTGGTCCAATTGTAGAGTTTTGA
- the SNU23 gene encoding U4/U6-U5 snRNP complex subunit SNU23 (similar to Saccharomyces cerevisiae SNU23 (YDL098C); ancestral locus Anc_2.359), which produces MSNFGRRTWNREEYAHPITTTYEASLEGSLSATELSALKQKYTNYDQLMRDSNKGINKKLLTTGLSEFKKGKQFGFYCTICDLTFKDTLQFINHLNHKTHEIKFENLFKEPLILDQRDNDDIPDAEFKLAFQNAVQDFVRASGIKKKREDNGDSDRKKNKSVKCNIAKSNASSSNNNEIAKMMGFQSFGSSKK; this is translated from the coding sequence atgtcaAATTTTGGTAGGAGAACATGGAACAGAGAAGAATATGCCCATCCAATTACAACTACGTATGAGGCCTCTTTGGAGGGTTCATTATCCGCTACAGAGTTATCAGCgttaaaacaaaaatatacaaactATGACCAATTAATGAGAGATTCTAATAAAGGTATCAATAAGAAATTGCTAACTACTGGACTTAGTGAATTTAAGAAAGGTAAGCAATTTGGGTTCTATTGTACAATTTGTGATTTGACTTTTAAAGACACTCTACAATTTATTaatcatttgaatcatAAGACTCATGAGATTAAATTCGAAAATTTGTTTAAAGAACCGTTAATCCTGGACCAAAGggataatgatgatattccTGATGCAGAATTTAAATTGGCTTTTCAAAATGCTGTTCAAGATTTCGTTAGGGCTTCTGgaattaagaaaaaaagggAAGATAATGGTGACAGTGacagaaagaaaaataaatctgtAAAATGTAATATAGCAAAATCAAACgcatcatcttcaaataataatgaaatagCGAAGATGATGGGGTTTCAGTCCTTCGGTTCGTCAAAGAAATGA
- the RPN6 gene encoding proteasome regulatory particle lid subunit RPN6 (similar to Saccharomyces cerevisiae RPN6 (YDL097C); ancestral locus Anc_2.361) — MSTAAMDTARKLVEDKQYEKAEQEYLQLINKDLSSNSDKVRNEMESCILELGQLYVSTNAKDKLREFIPRSTDYMMQFAKSKTAKVLKTLIEKFENIPDSLDDQIFVCQKSIEFAKNEKRIFLKHSLEIKLATLHYQKKQYQDSLKLIDELLKEFKKLDDKPSLVDVHLLESKVYHKLRNLAKSKAALTAARTAANSIYCPTVTMAELDLMSGILHCEDKDYKTAFSYFYESFESFHNLNTSTSYGKACQVLRYMLLCKIMLNLIDDVKNILNAKYTKETYQSRGIDAMKAVAEAYNNRSLLEFNTALKQYQDELMKSDDLTRSHFSALYDTLLESNLCKIIEPFECVEISHISKMIGLEPQHVEGKLSQMILDKVFYGVLDQGNGWLYIYDTPHQDAAYDSALELVGELNTIIDHLYEKASVLY, encoded by the coding sequence atgtcAACCGCAGCCATGGATACAGCTCGAAAGTTAGTTGAAGACAAACAATACGAGAAAGCTGAGCAAGAATACcttcaattgattaataaagatttgTCATCCAATTCTGACAAAGTTAGAAATGAAATGGAATCATGTATATTGGAATTGGGTCAATTGTATGTCAGTACCAATGCAAAGGATAAATTACGTGAATTTATACCACGTTCGACCGATTATATGATGCAATTTGCAAAATCTAAGACTGCTAAAGTATTAAAGAcattgattgaaaaattcgAAAATATTCCAGATTCCTTAGATGATCAAATATTTGTTTGTCAAAAGAGTATTGAATTTGccaaaaatgaaaaaagaatCTTTTTGAAACATTCTTTAGAGATTAAATTGGCTACTTTACATTATCAGAAGAAACAATATCAGGACTCATTGAAActtattgatgaattattgaagGAGTTTAAAAAATTGGACGATAAACCTTCATTAGTCGATGTTCATCTTTTGGAAAGCAAAGTATATCATAAGTTGAGAAATCTAGCTAAATCCAAAGCTGCATTAACAGCTGCGAGGACAGCCGCAAACTCAATCTATTGCCCAACTGTAACAATGGCTGAGTTAGATTTAATGAGTGGTATATTACATTGTGAGGATAAGGATTATAAAACTGCATTTTCTTACTTCTATGAAAGTTTTGAAAGTTTCCATAACCTAAATACATCAACTTCTTATGGAAAGGCATGTCAAGTTTTGAGATATATGTTACTTTGTAAAATCATGCTGAATTTGATTGATGAtgttaaaaatatattaaatgcCAAATATACCAAAGAAACCTATCAGTCCCGTGGAATCGATGCAATGAAAGCAGTTGCGGAAGcttataataatagatcTTTACTAGAATTCAATACCGCATTGAAACAATACCAAGatgaattaatgaaaagtGATGATTTAACCAGATCTCATTTCAGTGCTCTATATGATACCTTATTAGAATCTAATTTATGTAAAATCATTGAACCATTTGAATGTGTGGAGATTTCTCATATTTCTAAGATGATTGGATTAGAGCCACAACACGTAGAGGGGAAACTATCTCAAATGATTTTAGATAAAGTCTTTTATGGTGTTTTAGATCAAGGGAATGGCTGGTTATATATCTATGATACGCCGCATCAAGATGCTGCTTATGACTCTGCATTGGAATTGGTGGGTGAGTTGAACACTATTATTGATCATTTATATGAAAAGGCAAGTGTATTGTATTAA